In Quercus robur chromosome 10, dhQueRobu3.1, whole genome shotgun sequence, a genomic segment contains:
- the LOC126702358 gene encoding probable inactive purple acid phosphatase 27, whose translation MEKSLLLLVLLSFLGLALAHTNGFGEQPLSKIAIHRTTLALNNNASVIVSPSLVGLKGEDTEWVTVDLVSPNPSSDDWIGVFSPAKFNSSTCPPENDPKKQTPYICSSPIKYMFANHESNSQYASTGKASLRFQLINQRADFSFALFSGGLANPKLVAVSNFISFDNPKAPLYPRLAQGKSWNEMTVTWTSGYDINEAVPIVEWGRQGETQSRSPAATLTFDRTSLCGSPARTVGWRDPGFIHTGFLKNLWPNSVYTYRVGHLLSKGSYIWGKNYSFKSSPYPGQNSLQRVVIFGDMGKAERDGSNEYSNYQPGSLNTTDQLVNDLNDIDIVFHIGDIAYANGYISQWDQFTSQVEPIASKVPYMIASGNHERDWPNTGSFYDKTDSGGECGVLAETMFYVPAENRAKFWYSTNYGMFHFCIADTEHDWREGTEQYKFIEHCLASVDRQKQPWLIFAAHRVLGYSSDYYYGLEGAFEEPMGRESLQKLWQKYKVDLAFYGHVHNYERSCPIYQNQCVKSERSHYSGPVDGTIHVVVGGGGSHLSTFSGVTPRWSLYRDYDYGFVKLTAFNHSFLLFEYKKSSDGKVYDSFTIAREYKDVLACVHDSCEPTTLAS comes from the exons atggagaaaagtTTATTGCTTTTGGTGTTATTGAGCTTCTTGGGCTTGGCTTTGGCTCACACTAATGGTTTTGGAGAGCAGCCATTGTCAAAGATTGCTATTCACAGAACCACTCTTGCTCTCAACAACAATGCCTCCGTTATTGTCAGCCCTTCTCTTGTTGGCTTAAAG GGTGAGGATACTGAATGGGTAACTGTGGACCTTGTAAGCCCCAATCCGTCCTCGGATGATTGGATTGGAGTTTTTTCTCCTGCAAAATTCAA CTCATCAACCTGTCCACCtgaaaatgacccaaaaaaacAGACTCCTTATATATGTTCATCCCCGATAAAG TATATGTTTGCAAACCACGAATCCAATTCACAATATGCAAGTACAGGCAAAGCTTCTTTGAGGTTCCAGTTGATCAATCAGCGTGCAGATTTCTCCTTTGCTTTATTTTCAGGCGGTTTGGCAAAT CCAAAACTGGTGGCAGTTTCAAATTTCATATCATTTGACAATCCTAAAGCACCACTATATCCACGCCTTGCTCAGGGAAAGTCTTGGAATGAG aTGACAGTTACCTGGACAAGTGGCTATGACATAAATGAAGCAGTTCCGATTGTTGAGTGGGGTCGGCAAGGAGAAACTCAGAGTCGATCCCCAGCTGCTACATTGACATTTGATCGAACCAGCTTGTGTG GTTCACCTGCACGGACGGTTGGCTGGCGTGATCCTGGTTTCATACACACAGGTTTCTTAAAGAACTTGTGGCCAAACTCTGT GTACACTTACAGGGTCGGCCATCTCTTATCTAAAGGTTCATATATCTGGGGCAAAAACTATTCTTTCAAATCATCCCCCTATCCTGGACAAAACTCATTACAGCGTGTCGTAATATTTGGTGACATGGGAAAG GCAGAGCGTGATGGCTCAAATGAGTATAGTAATTATCAACCAGGATCACTAAACACAACTGACCAACTTGTCAATGACTTAAATGACATTGACATAGTGTTCCATATTGGAGACATAGCTTATGCGAATGGATACATCTCCCAATGGGACCAATTCACTTCACAGGTGGAGCCCATTGCATCAAAAGTTCCATATATGATTGCAAG TGGTAATCATGAGCGCGATTGGCCAAATACTGGATCATTCTATGACAAGACGGATTCAGGTGGGGAATGCGGTGTGCTAGCTGAGACCATGTTCTATGTTCCTGCAGAGAACAGAGCTAAGTTCTG GTACTCCACGAACTATGGCATGTTTCACTTCTGTATTGCCGACACTGAGCATGATTGGAGGGAGGGAACAGAACAGTACAAATTCATTGAACATTGCCTTGCTTCGGTGGATAGACAGAAACAACCATGGTTAATCTTTGCTGCTCATCGTGTCCTTGGGTATTCCTCTGACTATTATTATGGCCTGGAGGGTGCATTTGAAGAGCCCATGGGAAGGGAAAGCTTGCAAAAGCTTTGGCAGAAGTACAAGGTGGACCTTGCTTTTTATGGCCATGTCCATAACTATGAAAGGTCATGCCCTATTTACCAG AATCAATGCGTGAAGTCAGAAAGGTCTCATTACTCGGGTCCTGTGGATGGAACAATCCATGTTGTTGTTGGAGGTGGAGGTAGCCACTTATCAACGTTCAGTGGAGTGACACCCAGATGGAGCCTTTACAGGGATTACGATTATGGGTTTGTCAAACTGACGGCATTCAATCACTCCTTTCTCCTCTTTGAGTACAAGAAAAGCAGTGATGGAAAGGTATATGATTCCTTCACAATAGCAAGGGAGTACAAAGATGTCCTAGCTTGTGTGCATGACAGTTGTGAACCAACCACTTTAGCATCTTAA
- the LOC126702357 gene encoding probable inactive purple acid phosphatase 27 produces the protein MESLLSLKVPLILLFLVHCVAAHGRHGVGEQPLSKIAIHRALYVLHENASIKVEPALLGTKGEDSQWVTVELKHPEPSQDDWVAVFSPANFNSSSCPDDDEPRQQAPYICSAPIKYKFANDSSAGYTTTGKATLKFQLINQRADFSFALFSGGLSNPKLLAVSNIITFANPKAPLYPRLSQGKSWNEMTVTWTSGYNINEAVPFVEWGLKGESQTQSPAGTLTFSRNAMCGAPARTVGWRDPGFIHTSFLKELWPNTPYTYKLGHRLFNGSFIWSKSYYFKSSPYPGEDSLQRVVIFGDMGKAERDGSNEYSNYQPGSLNTTDQLVNDLNNIDIVFHIGDLPYANGYISQWDQFTSQVEPIASAVPYMIGSGNHERDVPGTGSFYDTNDSGGECGVLAETMFYVPAENRAKFWYSTDYGMFHFCIADSEHDWREGSEQYKFIEKCLASADRQKQPWLIFAAHRVLGYSSSYWEDGSYGEPMGRESLQKLWQKYKVDIVFFGHIHNYERTCPIYQNQCVNTERSHYSGTVNGTINIVVGGGGSHLSDFGPVQTSWSLFRDSNYGFGKLTAFNHSSLLFEYKRSSDGKVYDSFTISRDYRDVLACVHDGCEPTTLAT, from the exons ATGGAGAGCTTACTGTCCTTGAAAGTTCCCTTGATACTGTTGTTTCTGGTGCATTGTGTTGCAGCTCATGGTAGACATGGAGTTGGTGAACAGCCGCTATCCAAGATTGCCATCCACAGGGCTCTCTATGTGCTTCACGAGAATGCGTCTATCAAAGTGGAACCTGCTCTTCTTGGCACCAAG GGGGAAGATTCTCAGTGGGTAACAGTGGAACTTAAACACCCTGAACCTTCTCAAGATGATTGGGTTGCAGTTTTTTCTCCTGCAAATTTCAA CTCATCTTCCTGCCCAGATGATGATGAGCCAAGACAACAGGCTCCATATATATGCTCAGCTCCAATAAAG tacAAGTTTGCCAATGATTCCAGTGCTGGGTATACAACGACAGGGAAGgcaactttaaaatttcaattaattaatcagCGGGCGGATTTCTCATTTGCATTATTCTCAGGTGGTTTATCAAAT CCAAAACTGTTGGCAGTTTCAAATATCATAACTTTTGCCAATCCAAAAGCACCTCTTTATCCTCGCCTCTCTCAAGGAAAGTCTTGGAATGAA ATGACAGTAACCTGGACAAGCGGCTATAACATAAATGAGGCTGTGCCTTTTGTTGAGTGGGGTCTTAAGGGAGAATCTCAAACTCAATCTCCTGCTGGAACGTTGACCTTTTCTCGAAATGCAATGTGTG GTGCACCAGCAAGGACAGTTGGTTGGCGTGATCCTGGTTTCATTCATACAAGTTTCTTAAAGGAATTGTGGCCAAACACACC gTACACATACAAACTTGGTCATAGGCTATTTAATGGTTCATTTATCTGGAGCAAGTCTTATTATTTCAAATCATCTCCGTATCCAGGGGAGGACTCATTACAGCGTGTTGTAATATTCGGTGACATGGGAAAG GCTGAACGTGATGGTTCAAATGAGTACAGTAATTATCAGCCAGGGTCACTCAATACCACAGATCAACTCGTCAATGACTTAAATAATATTGACATAGTTTTTCACATTGGAGATCTCCCATATGCAAATGGATACATCTCACAGTGGGATCAGTTCACTTCACAGGTCGAGCCCATTGCATCAGCTGTACCATATATgattggaag TGGCAATCATGAACGTGATGTACCAGGGACAGGATCCTTCTATGACACTAATGATTCAGGTGGTGAATGTGGTGTTCTTGCAGAGACCATGTTTTATGTTCCTGCTGAGAACAGAGCTAAGTTTTG GTATTCAACTGATTATGGCATGTTCCACTTCTGCATAGCTGATAGCGAACATGATTGGAGGGAGGGTTCTGAGCAGTACAAGTTCATCGAAAAATGTCTTGCATCAGCTGATAGGCAGAAACAGCCATGGTTGATCTTTGCTGCTCATCGAGTTCTAGGTTATTCCTCCTCATATTGGGAGGATGGCTCATATGGGGAGCCCATGGGAAGGGAAAGTTTGCAAAAGCTCTGGCAGAAGTACAAAGTGGACATTGTATTCTTTGGCCACATCCATAACTATGAGAGAACATGCCCCATTTACCAG AACCAGTGCGTGAATACAGAAAGATCTCACTACTCAGGTACCGTGAATGGAACAATCAATATAGTTGTTGGAGGAGGAGGAAGCCACTTATCTGATTTTGGGCCAGTACAGACTAGTTGGAGTCTTTTCAGAGATTCCAACTACGGTTTTGGTAAACTGACTGCATTCAACCACTCATCCCTTCTTTTTGAGTACAAAAGGAGCAGTGATGGAAAGGTATATGATTCCTTCACCATTTCAAGAGACTACAGGGATGTGTTGGCCTGCGTACATGATGGCTGTGAACCAACCACATTAGCTACATGA